In Streptomyces sp. NBC_00569, a single genomic region encodes these proteins:
- a CDS encoding quaternary amine ABC transporter ATP-binding protein encodes MANAEVTDAQAGSPVFSVNNLWKVFGPKADRVPGDAELAALSAAELRARTGCTAAVRDVSFDVRKGEVFVVMGLSGSGKSTLVRCLTRLIEPTSGGISIDGEDVLGMDKGRLRELRRHRAAMVFQHFGLLPHRTVLDNVAYGLEIQGVGRAERRAKAAEVVAKVGLDGLEQRRPGQLSGGQQQRVGLARALAVDPEVLLFDEPFSALDPLIRRDMQEEVIRLHREEGRTMVFITHDLSEALRLGDRIALMRDGRIVQLGTPEEIVGSPADDYVREFVRDVPREQVMTVRRAMRPADADEKGRGPAVAPGATVSEAIEAVARTGFAVRVMDEGRCLGVVDHARLLGVVAGTDVSSGEGFSGGADVAGADASGSGSGSAGADASGSAGAEASGSGSAVAGAEADAGAEAPAPVTPPGEEVA; translated from the coding sequence ATGGCGAACGCTGAGGTGACGGACGCGCAGGCGGGATCGCCGGTGTTCTCCGTGAACAACCTGTGGAAGGTCTTCGGACCGAAGGCCGACCGGGTGCCGGGTGACGCGGAGCTGGCCGCCCTGAGCGCCGCCGAGCTGCGCGCCCGCACCGGGTGCACCGCCGCGGTCCGCGACGTCAGCTTCGACGTGCGCAAGGGCGAGGTCTTCGTCGTCATGGGCCTCTCCGGCTCCGGCAAGTCCACCCTCGTACGCTGCCTGACCCGGCTCATCGAGCCGACCTCCGGCGGCATATCCATCGACGGCGAGGACGTCCTCGGCATGGACAAGGGGCGCCTGCGCGAACTGCGCCGGCACCGCGCCGCGATGGTCTTCCAGCACTTCGGGCTCCTTCCGCATCGCACCGTGCTCGACAACGTCGCGTACGGCCTGGAGATCCAGGGCGTGGGCCGCGCCGAGCGGCGGGCCAAGGCGGCGGAGGTCGTCGCGAAGGTCGGCCTCGACGGCCTTGAGCAGCGGCGACCCGGGCAGCTGTCCGGCGGTCAGCAGCAGCGTGTCGGGCTCGCGCGCGCCCTCGCGGTCGATCCCGAAGTGCTGCTGTTCGACGAGCCGTTCAGCGCCCTCGACCCGCTGATCCGCCGTGACATGCAGGAGGAGGTCATCCGGCTCCACCGCGAGGAGGGCCGGACCATGGTCTTCATCACGCACGACCTCAGCGAGGCGCTGCGGCTCGGCGACCGGATCGCGCTGATGCGCGACGGCCGGATCGTGCAGCTGGGTACGCCCGAGGAGATCGTGGGCTCGCCCGCCGACGACTACGTACGCGAGTTCGTCCGGGACGTGCCGCGCGAGCAGGTCATGACGGTGCGCCGCGCGATGCGGCCCGCCGACGCCGACGAAAAGGGCCGCGGACCGGCCGTCGCGCCCGGCGCGACCGTGTCGGAGGCGATCGAGGCGGTCGCCAGGACCGGGTTCGCGGTGCGGGTCATGGACGAGGGTCGCTGCCTGGGCGTCGTGGACCATGCGCGGCTGCTGGGTGTGGTGGCGGGGACGGACGTGTCCTCGGGGGAGGGGTTCTCCGGAGGGGCGGACGTGGCCGGGGCTGACGCTTCCGGTTCGGGTTCCGGGTCGGCCGGGGCTGACGCTTCCGGTTCGGCCGGGGCCGAGGCTTCGGGTTCCGGTTCGGCTGTGGCAGGCGCCGAAGCCGACGCCGGCGCCGAAGCGCCCGCGCCCGTCACGCCGCCGGGCGAGGAGGTCGCCTGA
- a CDS encoding GMC family oxidoreductase has product MPEKSVNTYDYVVVGGGTAGSVIASRLTQNPDVTVAVIEGGPSDIDRDDVLTLRRWLGLLGGDLDYGYTTTEQPRGNSHILHSRAKVLGGCSSHNTLISFKPLPGDWDEWAAAGAEGWDHKAMDPYFGKLRNNIVAVDEKDRNAIARDFVDAAQSATGVPRVDGFNKAPFKDGVGFFDLAYHPENNKRSSASVAYLHPHMEAGDRPNLTLLLETWAYRLEMDGTRARGVHVRTKDGEELLVEARHEVVVCAGAVDTPRLLMHSGIGPKADLEKLGIPVLHDLPGVGENLLDHPESVIVWETNGPIPDNSAMDSDAGLFVQRDPEASGPDLMFHFYQIPFTDNPERLGYVRPEHGVSMTPNIPKPRSRGRLYLTSADPEEKPALDFRYFTDEDDYDGRTLVDGIKIAREIAKTEPLAGWLKREVCPGPDVVDDEELGEYARKVAHTVYHPAGTCRMGAKNDELAVVDPELRIRGLEAIRIADASVFPTMPAVNPMIGVLMVGEKCAELLGGDA; this is encoded by the coding sequence ATGCCTGAGAAGTCCGTGAACACCTACGACTACGTCGTCGTCGGCGGCGGCACCGCCGGATCCGTCATAGCGTCCCGGCTGACCCAGAACCCCGACGTCACCGTCGCCGTCATCGAGGGCGGCCCGAGCGACATCGACCGCGACGACGTCCTGACCCTGCGCCGCTGGCTCGGCCTCCTCGGGGGCGACCTCGACTACGGCTACACCACCACCGAGCAGCCGCGCGGCAACTCGCACATCCTGCACAGCCGCGCCAAGGTGCTCGGCGGCTGCTCGTCGCACAACACGCTCATCTCGTTCAAGCCGCTGCCCGGCGACTGGGACGAGTGGGCCGCGGCCGGTGCCGAGGGCTGGGACCACAAGGCGATGGACCCGTACTTCGGCAAGCTGCGCAACAACATCGTGGCGGTCGACGAGAAGGACCGGAACGCGATCGCCCGCGACTTCGTCGACGCCGCGCAGAGTGCCACGGGCGTGCCGCGCGTGGACGGCTTCAACAAGGCGCCGTTCAAGGACGGCGTCGGCTTCTTCGACCTCGCGTACCACCCGGAGAACAACAAGCGCTCCAGCGCCTCCGTCGCCTATCTGCACCCGCACATGGAGGCCGGTGACCGGCCCAACCTGACGCTCCTCCTCGAGACCTGGGCGTACCGGCTGGAGATGGACGGCACGCGGGCGCGGGGCGTCCACGTGCGGACGAAGGACGGCGAGGAACTGCTCGTCGAGGCGCGGCACGAGGTCGTCGTGTGCGCCGGCGCCGTCGACACGCCGCGGCTGCTCATGCACTCCGGCATCGGGCCGAAGGCCGACCTGGAGAAGCTCGGCATCCCGGTCCTGCACGATCTGCCGGGCGTCGGCGAGAACCTGCTCGACCACCCTGAGTCCGTGATCGTGTGGGAGACGAACGGGCCGATCCCCGACAACTCCGCGATGGACAGCGACGCGGGCCTCTTCGTGCAGCGTGATCCGGAGGCGAGCGGGCCGGACCTGATGTTCCACTTCTACCAAATCCCGTTCACCGACAACCCGGAGCGCCTCGGCTATGTCAGGCCGGAGCACGGGGTGTCGATGACGCCGAACATCCCCAAGCCGCGCAGCCGCGGCCGCCTCTACCTGACCAGCGCGGACCCGGAGGAGAAGCCCGCCCTCGACTTCCGTTACTTCACGGACGAGGACGACTACGACGGCCGCACGCTGGTCGACGGCATCAAGATCGCGCGGGAGATCGCGAAGACCGAGCCGCTCGCCGGCTGGCTCAAGCGGGAGGTGTGCCCCGGGCCCGACGTCGTGGACGACGAGGAGCTCGGCGAGTACGCGCGCAAGGTCGCGCACACCGTCTACCACCCCGCCGGGACCTGTCGTATGGGCGCGAAGAATGATGAACTCGCCGTTGTGGACCCGGAGTTGAGGATCCGGGGTCTTGAGGCGATCCGCATTGCCGACGCGTCCGTCTTCCCGACGATGCCGGCGGTGAACCCGATGATCGGGGTGCTCATGGTCGGGGAGAAGTGTGCCGAGTTGCTGGGTGGTGATGCGTGA
- a CDS encoding aldehyde dehydrogenase family protein, whose protein sequence is MSENQSIFVDGEWRSAASGATREILDPADAQPFALIAEGGTQDADAAVAAARRAFDEGTWPATPVAERAALLRRVADLLVRDREKIGLLESRDAGKTVEEGRVDVDCVADAFRYFADLVVGEGGGRVVDAGSDEIHSVVVHEPVGVCSLITPWNYPLLQASWKVAPALAAGNTFVIKPSEITPLTTVVLIELLAEAGLPAGVANIVTGPGHTVGARLAEHPDVDLVSFTGGLISGTKVAQAAAADVKKIALELGGKNPNVVFADSCDTEEGFDTAVDQALNAAFIHSGQVCSAGSRLIVEESVRERFVAELARRAERIRLGRGTEDGVECGPLVSAQQRDKTESYVASALAEGAVLRSGGKRPEPSEVRPADGYFYEPTVLDQCHREMRVVREEVFGPVLTVETFRTEDEAVALANDTEYGLAGAVWTADAGRARRVAGRLRHGTVWINDFHPYLPQAEWGGFGKSGIGRELGPAGLAEYRETKHVYQNLAPKPVRWFAG, encoded by the coding sequence GTGTCTGAAAACCAGAGCATTTTCGTGGACGGAGAGTGGCGCAGCGCCGCCTCCGGGGCCACGCGCGAGATCCTCGACCCGGCGGATGCCCAGCCGTTCGCGCTGATCGCCGAGGGTGGCACGCAGGACGCGGACGCCGCGGTCGCCGCCGCCCGCCGTGCCTTCGACGAAGGAACGTGGCCCGCGACCCCTGTCGCCGAGCGCGCCGCTCTGCTGCGCCGCGTCGCCGATCTCCTCGTACGCGACCGGGAGAAGATCGGTCTGCTGGAGAGCCGCGACGCGGGCAAGACCGTCGAGGAGGGGCGCGTCGACGTCGACTGTGTCGCCGACGCCTTCCGGTACTTCGCCGATCTGGTCGTCGGAGAGGGCGGCGGACGCGTCGTCGACGCCGGGTCCGACGAGATCCACAGTGTCGTCGTGCACGAGCCCGTCGGTGTCTGCTCCCTGATCACGCCGTGGAACTACCCGCTCCTCCAGGCCAGTTGGAAGGTCGCCCCGGCCCTCGCCGCCGGAAACACCTTCGTCATCAAGCCGAGCGAGATCACGCCGCTGACCACCGTGGTCCTCATCGAGCTCCTGGCGGAGGCCGGTCTTCCCGCGGGCGTCGCCAACATCGTGACCGGACCCGGCCACACCGTGGGCGCCCGGCTCGCCGAGCATCCGGACGTCGACCTCGTCTCCTTCACCGGCGGCCTGATCAGCGGCACGAAGGTCGCGCAGGCCGCGGCCGCCGACGTGAAGAAGATCGCCCTCGAACTGGGCGGCAAGAACCCGAACGTCGTCTTCGCCGACTCCTGCGACACCGAAGAGGGCTTCGACACCGCCGTCGACCAGGCGCTGAACGCCGCCTTCATCCACAGCGGACAGGTCTGCTCCGCCGGATCCCGGCTTATCGTCGAGGAGTCCGTGCGCGAGCGCTTCGTCGCCGAACTCGCCCGCCGCGCCGAGAGGATCAGGCTCGGCCGCGGTACCGAGGACGGCGTCGAGTGCGGCCCCCTCGTCTCCGCGCAGCAGCGCGACAAGACCGAGTCGTACGTGGCGTCGGCCCTCGCCGAAGGCGCCGTGCTGCGCAGCGGCGGCAAACGGCCCGAGCCCAGCGAAGTACGCCCCGCCGACGGGTACTTCTACGAGCCGACCGTCCTCGACCAGTGCCACCGCGAGATGCGCGTCGTCCGCGAGGAGGTCTTCGGGCCCGTCCTGACGGTCGAGACGTTCCGCACCGAGGACGAGGCCGTCGCGCTCGCCAACGACACCGAGTACGGGCTCGCCGGCGCCGTCTGGACCGCCGACGCGGGCCGCGCGCGGCGCGTCGCCGGACGGCTTCGCCACGGCACTGTCTGGATCAACGACTTCCACCCCTATCTTCCGCAGGCGGAGTGGGGCGGCTTCGGCAAGAGCGGCATCGGCCGCGAACTGGGCCCGGCCGGGCTCGCCGAGTACCGCGAGACCAAGCACGTCTACCAGAACCTGGCGCCGAAGCCCGTGCGCTGGTTCGCGGGCTGA
- a CDS encoding malate dehydrogenase, protein MTRTPVNVTVTGAAGQIGYALLFRIASGQLLGADVPVNLRLLEITPALKAAEGTAMELDDCAFPLLQNIEISDDPNVAFDGANVALLVGARPRTKGMERGDLLSANGGIFKPQGKAINDNAADDIKVLVVGNPANTNALIAQAAAPDVPADRFTAMTRLDHNRALTQLAKKTGTAVADIKRLTIWGNHSATQYPDIFQASVAGKPAIEAIGGDEQWLADDFIPTVAKRGAAIIEARGASSAASAANAAIDHVHTWVNGTAEGDWTSMGIPSDGSYGVPEGLISSFPVTTKDGKYEIVQGLDINEFSRARIDASVKELEEERAAVRELGLI, encoded by the coding sequence ATGACCCGCACTCCCGTGAACGTCACCGTCACCGGCGCAGCCGGCCAGATCGGCTACGCACTGCTCTTCCGCATCGCCTCCGGCCAGCTGCTCGGCGCGGACGTGCCGGTCAACCTGCGCCTCCTGGAGATCACCCCGGCGCTCAAGGCCGCCGAGGGCACCGCCATGGAGCTCGACGACTGCGCCTTCCCGCTGCTGCAGAACATCGAGATCTCGGACGACCCGAACGTCGCGTTCGACGGCGCCAACGTCGCCCTCCTCGTCGGCGCCCGCCCCCGCACCAAGGGCATGGAGCGCGGCGACCTGCTCTCCGCCAACGGCGGCATCTTCAAGCCGCAGGGCAAGGCGATCAACGACAACGCCGCGGACGACATCAAGGTCCTCGTCGTCGGCAACCCGGCCAACACGAACGCGCTCATCGCGCAGGCCGCCGCCCCGGACGTACCGGCCGACCGCTTCACGGCCATGACGCGCCTGGACCACAACCGCGCGCTCACCCAGCTCGCGAAGAAGACCGGTACGGCGGTCGCGGACATCAAGCGCCTCACCATCTGGGGCAACCACTCCGCCACCCAGTACCCGGACATCTTCCAGGCGTCCGTCGCGGGCAAGCCGGCCATCGAGGCCATCGGCGGCGACGAGCAGTGGCTGGCCGACGACTTCATCCCGACCGTCGCCAAGCGCGGCGCCGCGATCATCGAGGCCCGTGGCGCGTCCTCGGCCGCCTCGGCCGCGAACGCCGCGATCGACCACGTCCACACGTGGGTCAACGGCACCGCCGAGGGCGACTGGACCTCCATGGGTATCCCGTCGGACGGCTCCTACGGCGTCCCGGAGGGCCTGATCTCCTCCTTCCCCGTCACCACCAAGGACGGCAAGTACGAGATCGTCCAGGGCCTGGACATCAACGAGTTCTCCCGCGCCCGCATCGACGCGTCGGTGAAGGAGCTCGAGGAGGAGCGCGCCGCGGTCCGCGAGCTCGGCCTCATCTGA
- a CDS encoding XRE family transcriptional regulator, producing MPRWRALPDELDPQVREFASQLRRLVDRSGLSIAAVADRTGYSKTSWERYLNGRLLAPKRAIVTLAEVTGTNPVHLTTMWELAERAWSRSEMRHDMTMEAIRISQARAALGEFGPTATKSGKNGGVGGGGAARPSGGGATGVAGPAGVAPTVPPQGRAPLEDSLPYGSEREQGFRPGERAGGGVPYADGAGAYAGGGGPGPAGQPGTGGGSPDRQRRKRRLTMFLAGVVGALVVIAAAVYLTGAGKGEKDDGAKPQATPTSSAPELPAGVRCSGKDCTGKDPEAMGCGGEFARTTDSVLVGQAKIEVRYSKTCGAAWARITQAAPGDEVRIQQAGATGVQKGIVNADLDAYTPMVAVTKASEAKACATLKAGQKGCTQ from the coding sequence ATGCCTCGTTGGAGGGCGCTACCGGATGAACTCGACCCGCAGGTCAGGGAGTTCGCAAGCCAGCTCCGCAGGCTCGTCGACCGCAGCGGACTGAGCATCGCCGCGGTCGCGGACCGCACCGGGTACAGCAAGACGTCCTGGGAGCGGTATCTGAACGGCCGGCTGCTCGCGCCCAAGCGCGCGATCGTGACTTTGGCCGAGGTGACGGGCACCAATCCGGTCCATCTGACCACCATGTGGGAGCTCGCGGAGCGCGCCTGGAGCCGCTCCGAGATGCGTCACGACATGACGATGGAGGCGATACGGATCTCCCAGGCGCGCGCGGCGCTCGGGGAGTTCGGGCCCACGGCCACGAAGAGCGGCAAGAACGGCGGCGTGGGCGGCGGCGGGGCGGCCAGGCCGTCCGGCGGCGGCGCGACCGGCGTCGCGGGGCCCGCGGGCGTCGCACCGACCGTGCCGCCACAGGGTCGGGCCCCGCTGGAGGACTCGCTGCCGTACGGGAGCGAGAGGGAGCAGGGGTTCCGTCCGGGCGAGCGCGCCGGGGGAGGCGTTCCGTACGCGGACGGGGCGGGGGCCTATGCGGGCGGAGGCGGCCCCGGACCGGCCGGGCAGCCGGGGACCGGCGGCGGTTCGCCGGACCGGCAGCGGCGCAAGCGCCGGCTGACGATGTTCCTCGCGGGTGTCGTGGGCGCGCTCGTCGTCATCGCCGCGGCCGTGTACCTCACGGGCGCGGGCAAGGGCGAGAAAGACGACGGCGCGAAGCCGCAGGCGACGCCGACCAGCAGCGCCCCCGAACTGCCCGCGGGAGTTCGGTGCAGCGGCAAGGACTGCACCGGCAAGGACCCCGAGGCGATGGGCTGCGGAGGCGAGTTCGCGCGGACCACGGACTCCGTGCTCGTCGGCCAGGCCAAGATCGAGGTCCGCTACAGCAAGACGTGCGGGGCCGCGTGGGCGCGCATCACGCAGGCCGCGCCGGGTGACGAGGTCCGGATCCAGCAGGCCGGCGCGACCGGTGTGCAGAAGGGCATCGTCAACGCGGACCTCGACGCGTACACCCCGATGGTGGCCGTCACGAAGGCGAGCGAGGCGAAGGCCTGCGCGACGCTGAAGGCCGGCCAGAAGGGCTGCACGCAGTAA
- a CDS encoding DUF3017 domain-containing protein: protein MSADAGTGTPEGAEGVVSAPDPEGKPRRVSRRFPLFTRDTARPEGGGRAAPGDAPAPARQWPILAVISLVGVGLLLTAFDVFRVGTLLIGVALIGGAVLRWTLPSVGMLAVRSRFTDMVTYGFLGVVIVLLALMVQPSPWLVIPFLNDTLHFTIS from the coding sequence GTGTCGGCTGACGCCGGCACCGGCACCCCGGAAGGTGCCGAGGGTGTGGTGTCGGCCCCGGACCCCGAGGGGAAGCCGCGGCGCGTCTCGCGCCGGTTCCCGCTCTTCACCAGGGACACGGCGCGCCCCGAGGGCGGCGGCCGCGCGGCGCCGGGCGATGCCCCGGCCCCGGCGCGGCAGTGGCCGATCCTCGCGGTGATATCGCTGGTGGGCGTCGGACTGCTGCTCACCGCGTTCGACGTGTTCCGCGTCGGGACGCTGCTGATCGGCGTCGCCCTGATCGGCGGTGCGGTGCTGCGCTGGACGCTCCCGTCCGTGGGCATGCTCGCGGTGCGCTCCCGTTTCACCGACATGGTGACGTACGGGTTCCTGGGCGTCGTCATCGTGCTGCTCGCGCTGATGGTGCAGCCGAGCCCCTGGCTGGTCATCCCGTTCCTGAACGACACGCTGCACTTCACGATCAGCTGA
- a CDS encoding bifunctional methylenetetrahydrofolate dehydrogenase/methenyltetrahydrofolate cyclohydrolase, with protein sequence MTAQILDGKATAATIKSDLSARVAALREKGVTPGLGTVLVGEDPGSQKYVAGKHRDCAQVGIASIQRHLPATATQEEIEAVVRELNEDPACTGYIVQLPLPKGIDENRILELMDPAKDADGLHPMNLGRLVLNEPAPLPCTPFGIITLLREHGVQINGAEVVVVGRGVTIGRPMPLLLTRKSENATVTQCHTGTRDLAAHLKRADIVVAAAGVPHLIKPEDIKPGAAVLDVGVSRDENGKIVGDVHPGVTEVAGWISPNPGGVGPMTRAQLLVNVVEAAERNANGVG encoded by the coding sequence ATGACCGCCCAGATTCTCGATGGCAAGGCCACCGCAGCCACGATCAAGTCCGATCTGTCCGCCCGCGTGGCGGCCCTGAGGGAGAAGGGCGTCACGCCCGGCCTCGGCACCGTCCTGGTCGGTGAGGACCCGGGCAGCCAGAAGTACGTCGCGGGCAAGCACCGCGACTGCGCCCAGGTCGGGATCGCCTCCATTCAGCGCCACCTGCCGGCCACCGCCACGCAGGAGGAGATCGAGGCGGTCGTCCGCGAGCTCAACGAGGACCCCGCCTGCACCGGCTACATCGTCCAGCTCCCGCTGCCCAAGGGCATCGACGAGAACCGCATCCTGGAGCTGATGGACCCGGCCAAGGACGCGGACGGCCTGCACCCGATGAACCTCGGCCGCCTCGTCCTGAACGAGCCGGCGCCGCTGCCCTGCACCCCCTTCGGCATCATCACGCTGCTGCGCGAGCACGGCGTGCAGATCAACGGCGCGGAGGTCGTGGTCGTCGGCCGCGGCGTCACCATCGGCCGTCCGATGCCGCTGCTGCTCACCCGCAAGTCCGAGAACGCGACCGTCACCCAGTGCCACACCGGCACCCGTGACCTGGCCGCCCACCTCAAGCGCGCCGACATCGTCGTCGCCGCCGCGGGCGTCCCGCATCTGATCAAGCCCGAGGACATCAAGCCGGGCGCCGCCGTGCTCGACGTCGGCGTCTCGCGCGACGAGAACGGCAAGATCGTCGGCGATGTCCACCCGGGCGTCACCGAGGTCGCCGGGTGGATCTCCCCGAACCCGGGCGGCGTCGGCCCCATGACCCGTGCCCAGCTCCTCGTGAACGTGGTCGAGGCGGCCGAAAGGAACGCGAACGGTGTCGGCTGA
- a CDS encoding proline-rich domain-containing protein, which produces MSFGDPNNPYGPPQGQPGQQPGYPPQAPQGQPGYGYPQAPQGVPPQQGYGYPQGQPAYPGFPGGNVMPIEMPGLMKTARVLLFILAGFQLLFGIIAGIAVGAAQDVSNGVGSGDATDTLAGLGFVIAALMVALGALSIFLGVKFKNGGSGIRITTIVYASLMIIGGLVNTVNGGGGSATFGGLISLAIAGIILGSMVNSAASTWFNRPRY; this is translated from the coding sequence ATGAGTTTCGGCGACCCGAACAACCCCTACGGTCCGCCGCAGGGCCAGCCCGGCCAGCAGCCCGGCTACCCGCCGCAGGCTCCCCAGGGCCAGCCCGGTTACGGCTACCCGCAGGCACCGCAGGGCGTCCCGCCGCAGCAGGGTTACGGCTACCCGCAGGGCCAGCCCGCGTACCCCGGCTTCCCCGGCGGCAATGTCATGCCGATCGAGATGCCCGGCCTGATGAAGACCGCGCGCGTGCTCCTGTTCATCCTCGCCGGCTTCCAGCTCCTCTTCGGCATCATCGCGGGCATCGCGGTCGGCGCGGCCCAGGACGTGTCCAACGGCGTCGGCTCCGGTGACGCCACGGACACGCTGGCCGGGCTCGGCTTCGTCATCGCGGCTCTCATGGTGGCCCTCGGCGCCCTGTCGATCTTCCTGGGCGTCAAGTTCAAGAACGGCGGAAGCGGCATCCGCATCACGACGATCGTCTACGCGTCGCTGATGATCATCGGTGGCCTCGTGAACACGGTCAACGGCGGCGGCGGTTCGGCGACCTTCGGCGGACTCATCTCGCTCGCCATCGCCGGCATCATCCTCGGCTCCATGGTGAACAGCGCCGCGTCCACCTGGTTCAACCGCCCGCGCTACTGA
- the purH gene encoding bifunctional phosphoribosylaminoimidazolecarboxamide formyltransferase/IMP cyclohydrolase, with amino-acid sequence MTAESNKRPIRRALVSVYDKTGLEDLARGLHEAGVELVSTGSTAAKIAAAGVPVTKVEELTGFPECLDGRVKTLHPKIHAGILADLRLEDHQRQLAELGVEPFQLVVVNLYPFKETVASGATPDECVEQIDIGGPSMVRAAAKNHPSVAVVTSPARYADVLSAVRDGGFDLTARKRLAGEAFQHTAAYDVAVASWFADGYAAADESGFPEFLGATYERKNVLRYGENPHQGAALYVDGTGGLAEAEQLHGKEMSYNNYTDTDAARRAAYDHDDPCVAIIKHANPCGVAVASSVAEAHRKAHACDPVSAYGGVIAVNRPVTKEMAEQVAEIFTEVIVAPEYEDGALEALTKKKNIRVLRAHQGPSAVVETKQIDGGALLQVTDRVQADGDNPASWTLATGDALSPGELDELAFAWKACRAVKSNAILLAKDGASVGVGMGQVNRVDSCKLAVERAGAERARGSFAASDAFFPFPDGPQILIDAGVKAIVQPGGSIRDEQVIEAAKKAGVTMYFTGTRHFFH; translated from the coding sequence GTGACCGCCGAGAGCAACAAGCGGCCCATTCGCCGGGCGCTCGTCAGCGTCTACGACAAGACCGGTCTGGAAGACCTCGCGCGCGGGCTGCACGAGGCGGGCGTGGAGCTGGTGTCGACCGGCTCGACCGCTGCGAAGATCGCCGCCGCCGGGGTTCCCGTCACGAAGGTCGAGGAGCTCACGGGCTTCCCCGAGTGCCTCGACGGGCGCGTCAAGACGCTGCACCCGAAGATCCACGCGGGCATCCTCGCCGACCTGCGCCTGGAGGACCACCAGCGCCAGCTCGCCGAGCTCGGCGTGGAGCCCTTCCAGCTCGTCGTCGTGAACCTGTACCCCTTCAAGGAGACCGTCGCCTCGGGCGCCACTCCCGACGAGTGTGTCGAGCAGATCGACATCGGCGGCCCCTCGATGGTGCGCGCCGCCGCCAAGAACCACCCGTCGGTGGCCGTCGTCACCAGCCCCGCCCGGTACGCCGACGTCCTCTCGGCCGTCCGCGACGGCGGCTTCGACCTGACCGCCCGCAAGCGTCTCGCCGGTGAGGCCTTCCAGCACACGGCGGCGTACGACGTCGCGGTGGCGTCCTGGTTCGCCGACGGCTACGCGGCCGCCGACGAGAGCGGCTTCCCCGAGTTCCTCGGCGCGACGTACGAGCGCAAGAACGTCCTGCGCTACGGCGAGAACCCGCACCAGGGCGCCGCCCTCTACGTCGACGGCACCGGCGGTCTCGCCGAGGCCGAGCAGCTGCACGGCAAGGAGATGTCGTACAACAACTACACGGACACGGACGCCGCGCGCCGTGCCGCGTACGACCACGACGACCCGTGCGTCGCGATCATCAAGCACGCCAACCCGTGCGGCGTCGCGGTCGCGTCGAGCGTCGCCGAGGCGCACCGCAAGGCGCACGCCTGTGACCCGGTCTCCGCGTACGGCGGTGTGATCGCCGTGAACCGCCCGGTCACCAAGGAGATGGCCGAGCAGGTCGCGGAGATCTTCACCGAGGTCATCGTCGCGCCCGAGTACGAGGACGGCGCGCTCGAGGCCCTCACCAAGAAGAAGAACATCCGCGTGCTGCGAGCCCACCAGGGCCCGTCGGCGGTCGTCGAGACGAAGCAGATCGACGGCGGCGCGCTCCTCCAGGTCACCGACCGCGTCCAGGCCGACGGCGACAACCCGGCGAGCTGGACCCTCGCCACGGGCGACGCGCTGTCCCCGGGCGAGCTCGACGAGCTGGCGTTCGCCTGGAAGGCGTGCCGCGCGGTGAAGTCCAACGCGATCCTGCTGGCCAAGGACGGCGCCTCGGTCGGCGTCGGCATGGGTCAGGTCAACCGCGTCGACTCCTGCAAGCTGGCCGTGGAGCGCGCGGGCGCGGAGCGGGCGCGCGGCTCCTTCGCCGCGTCGGACGCGTTCTTCCCGTTCCCGGACGGGCCGCAGATCCTGATCGACGCCGGCGTGAAGGCGATCGTCCAGCCCGGCGGGTCCATCCGTGACGAGCAGGTCATCGAGGCCGCGAAGAAGGCGGGCGTGACGATGTACTTCACCGGCACGCGCCACTTCTTCCACTGA